Part of the Pieris rapae chromosome 14, ilPieRapa1.1, whole genome shotgun sequence genome is shown below.
TGAAATCTTCAGCTGTCAAGCCACAATGGAGTGAAGTTGCATCTACAAGTAACACTACTAAGAGTTACTGGGCTAAATGGGACAGTTTAGTTCTACATAATGGAGTGTTATGTcgcaaattgaaaaatgctcAAGGCGATCATTTGCAGTTAGTGGTGCCAAGATCCAAGGTTCGCGacatactagaaatgtgtcatGTTGAGTTGTCTAGTGGACATTTAGGAGTAAAAGGGACTCTTAGTAaggttaaagaaatattttactggaTTAATTATCGTGAAGATGTAGAAGACTGGATCAAGAAATGTAAAGCTTGTGCAGGCGATAAGGATTCACAGACTCGGTCGCGATGTAAAAGGATAATGAAGAAAGGAAGTGATGATGCTCGGGACGAGCATGTCTAAGGAGAGGgtagtgttacgaagacgggtcaactgcaatgtttttagatttttccacttcttagagaacttttcagcaggctgaaatatgacttatgaccgtttcaggagaggATCAATCAcatataagaaaatcaaaatttacataatgttgccttagttttcaggaggctgaaacattttttcagtcggtttcagaacacgtatagacgaatggtacacttttcagcagacccgttttcaggcgttttcaggcctggttatacccctttgatgaaggaatattctagaacgaattttctaggtgtgggacaagcactgtttgatacgcgaaagagagaaaagttAAGAACCTTCTagaagctagaccgagaactctagaacgtcgtacgacaagcacgtagcagtgtgcgaaagagatagcaagtacgcgcgttctagaattaggcgatcgctactcagtagcgctcccgcctagaaagttctcgtaaacatcggaaacatcgttcgagattcttcccagcgatatataagcgagccaaaacgcgaccactcagttcagttttgaatgcgataccaagcgataaacaccgaagagaaaaagtgcgaataagtgcgaaccagtgataaagtactgagtgttttaagtgattagtgtttcattgtgtgtgttattagtgattttctgtgcgtaatttccagatattagtgtaaacgaattcctcgtagattttattgaaataaacccttgaataattcgacggcgttttctatccgatcccctagctcgtaacaatatgtttcaattatactttttatcattaaaagtacgtgatattaatattaattgaaaaacataGCAGCATAGTTATACCTTTCAAGCCAAGTTAACTTCTTTTCGCCGATATATCGAAGACCATGTAAAGTTGACGTTTGCAAATAATCCCTCAAATCTTGAGGAAATCCTTCGATAGTttcttgtgttttatttttcttgtaattCAGGTTCTAAGGAAAATTCATGTGTAATATTACTCTTAAATAAAGAAAGTAATATTTCACATCGAGTCAATTCAAGGATCTTTTCTTATCTTtttgatacatatttattttatatcttgctcaaattaaaatttcacatTTCAACAATttctttcttatatttttagtagttCACCTaagtaatctatatatatctaacCAATGCACctgtttatgtaattataatacataaagcCACCTACCTCAGTACTACTTAACGTAGATTTATTGAAATTCCAGCTGTACCAAGGCGTGTTAAATGGATTACTGTGAGATATCCATTCATTATGctaaaaatacgaaaaattatattcatgatCGTTGCCaactttattatctttatattataaatattcaaaactatATCTAAAAAGGAATATAGAACATTGTATGCCCTTCTGGCAGTTtcagtgcccatgggcggcggtgtcacagatgagcctcctgcccacttgttttattttcttatttgtaaaacataCATGTGAGTGAATCTCCTGCCTAGTGATactcaattaatttaagttatattttattacttacattaagggcctgtttcacaatgtccggataagttccaaataagctatttgttacttattggtaggataaatagtatttttgtgtttcacgactgtcagatagcgctatacgtcatgaaattcgaagtatcttatttggaacttttatctttcgaataatttatgtgttgcatagctatttgtcactttatccatacattgtgaaacaggccctaagtattATTAGTTACCTTTATAGAACTAGAAGTTTTATTCCGTTTCCCGCGGCTTTTAGATACCATAGCTACAGCTTTATTGTTTGAAAACTTAGCTGTATCtaaaattttctatacaaCCAGGGCAAATGTCGACTAGTTGCAACCTAATTTTCCACAGCCAATATTTGTAGTTTAATCAGTTGATTGCTGCGATCGAGTGATACACCGTCCTTGCAACGCCCCCGATACTCGCTCTTGAtggcaaaataatatattattttaaactatttttccCTGTAACCTTAACTTGTAATTATCGTAAATCAACTTAAACAACTATAATTTTCTAGTCTCGTAATCGTAGTCAGacaatttaatgattttcgTTGGTGTAAGTACaactaagtaaaatataacctttatgaaattttataaaattttaggtctaattttcatatgtaaattaatgtattaaaggCCAAAGTAAATTGCATTTTCAATCTACTGCGattaggaaatataaaaaatattttaattttcattgaaaCTTATTGAAACGTAGAACTAGAAACTGGTTATAAACATGatcgtttaaaatattggttACACTTACcataattaactatattatgCTGATGGCTATAAAGATTTCGTGTCCATAAACGCCTAATTCTATGTTAGTTACAGTTTTAAATCAAGATGCTCACGCGATCCTGATAGTCCTGACATGCTAGTTATTTTTatgcttttaaatttctataacaTCATAAtgccaatataaaaatatttaataatacaattttcaaacagGCTCGAGTATTTGATTCTATCCCAAATAGCTagactattaaataaagaaaaaaaaatgtagaatAAAGAtagtattgtttaatttgtacttaaatttaataatgcatttatttagtatgtgaactaaaaaaacattaatttagtaTGTGAACTAGAACAATCGTTGATTAGCCTatagtatatttgtttttaatgaattgcTGTTTGAATGGAACAAACCTTTGCGTTATGGTTCCAGGAAAGTATTCTAATTTGTagattttattgcttttttattacaaagcaATTCGTATTTGCGCTTTAATTAGTTTGCGTTCAGTAATTGGCGATTGGCGGTAATGTTTAACAAAATAGACTAGAGTATAGGGGATTTAAAGTCGTTAGCATTTTTTAGTTTACATTTTAcagtataattgttttcttatGAACTGAAATAAGACAATAAAAGGGTGTGGATAAGATCGTAAAAGAAAGTCCGAAAAACAATTTTCcgtttcatatattttgtttattacgcatacatattataattaatatatttaggtaGTATGTACAAAAGTAAAGTCCGTTTAATAGTTTGTATAAAAGTAAGAAAGCCATAGGAAAGAATAGGCTGACGCACTTGCACTTTGAAGAGTTCCTAAACGAAGGGGAGATCGAAGGAAAAGAGAGGCACCTCGACGTGGCTCTAGAGCGTCATGAGCTGGCGGTCACAGCATTGCGCGTGACGTGCTAGAGGTGTCTAGTTACCAAGAAAGAAAGGAAGAGGTGTTCACCAGCGTTGTTGGGGGTGAGCGGGGGGAGCGTTGTGGGCAACCTGCGCGTGAGCTGCTAAGTGAGCGGCACGAGCGGCGGCAACCTCAGGGGTTTCCAAGATACCAGCACCATTTTGGGCCAATCTGATGTTAGCAGCAGGTCCTTGCCAGTTGGCACCGTTGTTGTTCCACTGGTTGTGGGCTGGGGCGTTCCATTGGTTGTTGGCGGGTGCGTCCCATTGGTTGTTAGCGGGTGCGTCCCATTGGTTGTTGGAGGGAGAGTTCCACTGAGATTGAGGAGCAGACTTGGCGGCGGAGAGGGCAGCGAGGTGTGCGGCACGGGCTTGAGCTACTTCTGGGGTTTCAGCAACTGGGGCGGGGGCGGCGCCAGCAGCATTCCAAGCGGGGGCAGAGTTCCAAGAGGGGGCAGCAGGGGCAGCGTTCCATTGGTTGGCTGGGGCACCGTTCCACTGGTTGGCTTGGGCACCGTTCCATTGGTTAGCCTGGGCACCGTTCCATTTGTTATCAGCTTGTTGCCAGTACTCTTCGTTGTCCCATCTGGGGTCGTATGAGCCATCATCTTGGGGGTTGGTGTTGTGTTGGGAGGCCTGTTGTAACGCGCTAAGATGTGCAGCACGGGCCTGGGCTACCTCAGGTGTATCGAGAATATTCCGTCCATCCTGGGATAGAGCGATGTTGGCTGGGGGACCGGCCCATCCAGACGCGTGGGCACCGCACGCCAACGCCAAGCAAGCTACTACAATCTATGAACAAAGAGAAATTCGGTCAGAGACAAAATACAGTGTACTGGGAAAATATATTACCTTTGGGCTTATGTAATGTTAATGTTTCATAGACAAGGTTGTAATTGTGTAATTAGCAACTAATTATAACCCAGATAGATTACGtggataaaaaaatgaaagtcACCTCAATTAACattcatattatacataaaacaatgaagtaataataagtaaaccTACAAAGTTAACGGgtcaaaaagtatttgtacttgttgaatataatttacctaataattaagttacatCATCTGTCGCGAAATACCTAAATTGTTTAGTATTAAAGTGACAAATCCGGTCGTTAAATTATTCTATGATGCCGGTTTGCttgtttcagttttatttatgccCTAGTTTTATGTACTGCGTATTAACAGTTTGTAGcatgattattttatcttaaatttgaaaacaattcaaatattttttatttaatgattaaacacgtaattatttttaattttattaatttaaccatTGAAGTGATAAAATTAgtgttataattacaaaaatgttgttGTAGGTTATGTTTAATTCAGTATCAAATTTTTATACCGCAAATGACATTTCATTAATCAGGAATAAGAATGTAGTACTTTTTTGCTTTgattaatcatattaaaagCCCTTGCTACACAAACACTTAGCGAGAGGTCTCAATGTTAACAAGAGGCTTGGAAATATGCGACTAATTATTGTGCAAAGTTATAATCGTTAAATACTAACAATTAACATCGACATAAGATGGACATATAAATCTTATTCGAGTTTTCACACTTAAGGTTATTACGCgcattattttgaattattaaaataattattggtgagaattcataaatttattacgttGAATGTGAACTTATTTCGCaagaggttttatttaatttagttacttTCATAATTTTGTAGAAGGCCCCATTCTTTgccatttacataaatatatcgccactgtaaatttttgttaacataacgaagatttttaatttgaaaatcttTGTAACCGCTAAGGTTTATTAGCTTTATTTAACCCGATTATTAGCTTTTATTACAATGTCATTATCAAACGGTTAGGCATATTGTGTTAGTTGGGTAATTGGAGCGCAATATAATTGAAACATGATGAGATTATTAAGGAATTTTGCCTGAAGTCTTGCCGTAAGTTCAGTATCACGTAATGATGTCATGGCTTGGATTCGGTCACATCTAGTCAATTTGACTACTTTGTTaccatataaatttattttgacttaGAATTCTGTATATTCTTCAAATATATGTAGTTGTGGGGATGgagttttaattgaaatatttttcaaataaaagtttatatcaAATTACTGTACATTATTATGAATAGTCTATTTGGAATTGCGTTAAAACAAAGGTATTGCAAATAGTTTCATGTGTTGTGAAAATGTTTTAGCGTGGgctatattgtgttatttctAAAAGCACGTGACGTTgcaaaatttgataaaatcgCGGTTATATTTTGCAACATTTTGCCCTTGATATAAGTACGACTTATGTTTTCGTAGCGAAATTGCAAGGTTcaagaaattttattcacGCGAGTATTACTTTTGTATAACTTTGAAagtttattctatttaaatatatatcttatggTCGCAATACTATTGGCATTACATTGTCGAATTCACAAAAGCTGTCTTGATCAGTGACAGCCGAATTGAATGTCAGTAAAGGCATTTACAAGAACCTACGCTTTCAAGAGAAATAAAAGTAACGCCGAGTGAATGGCGTCAAGGTCTGAAGGCTAGTTGAAGGTCACGGAGCAGGAAGCCAGCCTTCCGGACCAGCCCACCGTCACATTCAGTAACTGGTTACCCTCGCATATCAAATTGACATTTGCGCtgagtttttttaatctgccctatttattgtttatggtaTTATTGGTCATTATCACGCGTTGTTTATGGTTATAGTCATGCACGGTTAAAGAGATATGGCTgagttacttttattttgcattttgCAAATAGGTTGGTGcgtacataaattacaatctTCGATTATTGTATTTGCCAAACTCAATCAACTATTAAAACAACTAACAGGATGTAAGACTTtagagtaattattattttaaatgaaggcTTATCTCTAACATTGGTAGGCGGTCTGTAATTTGGTATAATTGAGTATTGATTAGTGTGACGGTGTGCGTAGGCATGCCCTTCTAAACTGTGCAAAGGA
Proteins encoded:
- the LOC111004394 gene encoding pupal cuticle protein-like; protein product: MKSMIVVACLALACGAHASGWAGPPANIALSQDGRNILDTPEVAQARAAHLSALQQASQHNTNPQDDGSYDPRWDNEEYWQQADNKWNGAQANQWNGAQANQWNGAPANQWNAAPAAPSWNSAPAWNAAGAAPAPVAETPEVAQARAAHLAALSAAKSAPQSQWNSPSNNQWDAPANNQWDAPANNQWNAPAHNQWNNNGANWQGPAANIRLAQNGAGILETPEVAAARAAHLAAHAQVAHNAPPAHPQQRW